The following are encoded together in the Drosophila biarmipes strain raj3 chromosome 3L, RU_DBia_V1.1, whole genome shotgun sequence genome:
- the LOC108028404 gene encoding larval cuticle protein 65Ag1 produces the protein MKFLIVFVALFSVALAAPAGSEAQILRSESDVGPESFKYDWETSDGQAAQAQGVLKNAGTEQEAISVQGSYRFVADDGVTYEVTYIADENGFQPQGAHLPVAPEA, from the exons ATGAAGTTCCTGATTGTCTTCGTTGCCCTCTTCTCCGTGGCTCTGGCCGCTCCTGCCGGTTCGGAGGCTCAAATCTTGCGATCGGAATCCGACGTTGGACCCGAGAGCTTCAAATACGA CTGGGAGACTAGCGATGGTCAGGCAGCTCAGGCCCAAGGTGTGCTGAAGAACGCTGGAACCGAGCAGGAGGCCATCTCCGTCCAGGGATCCTACCGCTTCGTGGCCGATGATGGTGTCACCTACGAAGTCACCTACATCGCCGATGAGAACGGATTCCAGCCCCAGGGTGCCCATCTGCCCGTTGCCCCCGAGGCCTAA
- the LOC108028403 gene encoding endocuticle structural glycoprotein ABD-5 yields MHSNFMWIVALMAIGVCLALPAGEDAQAETIKLESENTGDKYSFAYETSNGISRTETGEVKPGAGEEDGSLSVQGSTSWSAPDGKKYEISFTADETGYHPKFRLVA; encoded by the exons ATGCATTCGAATTTTATGTGGATAGTAGCCTTAATGGCCATAGGAGTTTGTTTGGCCCTGCCCGCTGGTGAGGACGCCCAGGCGGAGACCATCAAACTGGAGAGCGAGAATACTGGAGACAAGTATTCATTTGC CTATGAGACGAGCAATGGAATCTCGCGCACCGAGACCGGAGAGGTAAAGCCAGGTGCAGGTGAGGAGGATGGCTCTCTTTCTGTCCAGGGCTCGACCAGCTGGTCAGCTCCAGATGGCAAGAAGTACGAGATCAGCTTCACGGCCGACGAGACCGGCTACCACCCTAAGTTCAGGCTGGTGGCCTAG